The genomic interval TTTTAGCTGCGgccgaaaagaaaagaaactgcGCAAAAAATCCGATTCTACCAACCGGTGGGGAAACCGGGACACTTGTGCCCAGCTTTGCCGTCCAAGTGAAGTGCACGCGCCCTGAAATCACCGCGGACTTGATGGGAGGAGGGTGGACGTGCTCGACAGCACATGgctgagagcgagagaaaagataCCCTTTTTGCCAGGGAACTGCCTGTTTTGGTGAAGGCACTGTGGTGCAACAAGCCGGCTTAATAGCGGATTTCTTGAGCCtccagcgtcccttttaaCATGTCCCCGGGTCGGCACTAGCTGCTGTGGCTATACTCGGCATCACGCGAACCTGAACAACTTACGTAACAGAACggtatgtgtatgtgcaaGTTGCATCTCGGTGGTATTTACACATCCAAAAGCCGTTCGCTACGCATTATGCACTTCCAGCTTACTGAATCCGGTGCGTTGAAGGGCGAAACTAATCTCCGAGTACGAGCAACGAAAACCTGTTGCTCTATTTCTACAATTTCCCGCAAGTCGGCACTCGCAGAACACACACCACACACCTCGTCGGCGGACCGAACGGCGAAGACGGAAGTCAAAGATGCACAAGTGGTGTGGGAACGCTTCAGATGATGTACTTTCTTGCTTATTAACTTGTAGGACAGGCAAGATTTACATAGTTCGTCGATCTGACGGTGTCTTCACCAGCATCCTCAGCGTGATAAGCCACCAAAATAAAATGGGCACCAGACAAACTGCAGCAGCCTGGCTTGGACATAGTGTAACACGTTTTTACCACTTGTTTTTCATAATGTCATGTAGCGCCTGTGTATCTTTGTACAAAGACTTTTGTGGGGCTCTGTAGCTCTTCGGGTCGGTAACCGGCGCCCCGAACTTCGTGCGTACTGGACGATGAACACAGACTCGCGTATGCTCAAGCtggcccccccccccgcaaGTCTTGCGATTCATTCGTCAGACTGATGGTACAGAGCAAGCAAGAAATTTCAGTAAGCTTCACCCCCACCTCAGAACAGGAATTCTTTCTAGAGTGTTTAGCGGAAGGCTTTGTAAATCATCGTTTCCCTTGGTTTTTGGGGGCCCTTGACACTCGTCACGTTCGATGTCTGCCTGGTTAACGACTGCACGAATTAGTCTGTCTGCTCTTTTACACTCCTGCTTGACGCAATTCTGGTAGGAAGAAGTCATTTTTCGCAGCGTATGCGCTTGGCATATGTACCTGTTCGTAGACGGAGACTATTGAGCCGAGCTACCGCTGCATTGCACGTTGCAAAAGACAGTGTTTTACATCGTGGCTCCCCGCCTGCTAGTGTTGCCTCAGTTCCACGTATTCCACTTCGTGCATTCTTGGCCACCCACGCTATAACTTTTCAGAAGACAGCGAATGCTCGCTTGGTCCGATATATTCACTGAGTGTCAGGCTCCAGACTGCTGATTCGTTCACGTACTATGCGCTAACTGTCGTTTCTCGAGCAGCGCGATCCGACGAAGCAAAGCCGAGAAAAGTTAGACCCCGTGACATGGCCTGCTTCCCTTGCGTCTCTGAAAAATCACTGCGTACTCGAAAGATCGTCGAAGGAGTGTCCGCCTACAGCAAATCACAGCCCTCCTGCAATTTTACAAGCTACTGCCCCCGAAGTGAGGGAGCAGCGTCGAGGGGCTAGTTTTGTCTTCAAGAGGGTATCAATCACTGTTCGGAAAACTCATTCTCCACGAACTCAGAGGACAAGGCATGGGCGTAGGGAGTTGATTGACCTCACAGCATTTTCCAGGCCTTTTCAGAAATGGACTTGCTGTCAAGTCATGCGCCAAAGAGGTGAAAGCGAAGGCCAATTGACAGCGAAGCAACGTCCGTTCGTGAAAGCATTCTCGGCGTATGGGAAAAATGAATGATACGGATCTGTCTGAGCGCCGCAGCGGAGTATGCTTCTGTAGTTCAGTCCTGTCTGCAGGGACACCAGCGTTTCCGGTCCGGCCACAGGTCCCGGTAGTCACTCTCCAGCAGAAGTCCTCCCACCCCCCAGATGGAAAACGTTccctctctttgtttctcagCCTACCTAGCGCGAATAGCAACCGCTGAGAGATACTAATCACGTACCTCCATTGGCCACTGCCAGCTCCAGAGGAGCCACAATCCCCGAACCCTGCACAGCATCCAAACATGAGGTGACGACACCCCGGCGACGTGCAGTGGTGTGCAATATCTGGAGATGGAATGCGTCCATGTGAAGGAAGAACATCTGTTGTCAGCCACAGGTGAGCATTCTTAACCAACACAGCTTGACCGCACGATGCTGTCCTGCTGCAACTGTCTTCCTTCGTAGCCGGCCTTCAGGATTTAAGCAAGCTGACACGCTACTGTGGTCAGACAGTATACATGCAAAGCAGCCGAGACAACTGGCACGTAAAAGACATGTGAAATGAGGAAGTACCTGAGAGCACTTCCTGCTTTGCACGTCAGACTCATCTCACCCGTCGGCTGTGCTTGGCAGGCAAGGTCGCTGCTGCTGGCTGATTGAGGACTCTCTTCCGTCGACATCAGCCGTTCCCAAAAGCATCAAATCCTAGGCTCTGCTATACCTCCGCATAGAACGCTGGTTCCCGGTGTTGCCAGCGAGAGGTATCGTACCAACGCGACTGTCCTTGTTGTGCAGAACGAGAGTTCCTCGCAGCCATGCTGCACCTCGTGGAGTATCAGGATACCGTATAATCTGTACAGGATGTTTGCAACAATTGCAGCAGCGTTCACAAAAAAGACCTCCCCCTCATCGCAATAATGAAGGCCGCCCCGCATTAGACACAGGCGACGACTAAATCCAAGCGCTGATCGAGTGCCAAGCTGAGCATTCGGGACAACCTGGCGAAGTAGTCAGGGTTTGACCGCCGAATCCGCTCTGATTTTTATTGGATTTTTCCATTCACAACGTATATACCATGTTAAATAAACTGAACATCCTGTGGTTATTCTGGTGTGCCGTCAGCTAGCCGCACCCGCGCAACTGTGTCGTGGTCAGAAACAAGAGCCTGGACGTCTCTTCAATCCTCGAAAAATCTATTCTGCATTAAGTTTCCGCCATAAAGTACGGCTTGCAGGTTTGAAGGCCTTTCTCAAACACGGTCGTTTGCATGTCGTATTGCACAACTATCCCAGCCACGGTCGCGTACTCTAAAGCCGGGGTCCTCTCAACAGTGCGGACAGGGCATGCATGTCCATGAGATCAACCCTACTTCAGCATGTGTGGCCAGAGTTATGCGGAGTTTTTTTTCCACGGAAGGAATCGATTCAAGTGCTGCGCCAGATCGAATGAAAAAGAGACGTAGGACTTTTTGGTTAACGCTCGCTCCAACCAGGCGAAGGATTACTGCCTCCGGTCGAAGATTCAATACAGAACACCCGTTCCTCAATCCCCTCGCGCCTCTGGGGTTCGCTTtgtgtctgtcgcctcttcctccgtgcCAATACACAACGGGCTCTTGCCGTGTGTGAATGGCGAAAGACGCGAatttttctccactttttccTATTGTATACACGTTGGGCTTACTTTGCGACACGTGAGCTTTTTTCGTGCGGTCAACTAATGTCTGAGGGGGAGCTGTCCGGCGGATTGCGTCGATTCTCCGGTGATGGAGGACCATTTCACGGTACAAATTGTTTCTGGCAAACCGATGCGCTTTTCCTGTGGAGGCCGATCTGGCAAATACAGAGCTGTCCATAGCATCGGTTTTTATCACGTCGGATTTGCCACTGGTTCAGGAATCCCGCGGAGGGGTCTCATCTTCTTTCGCCGACCTGGCGGTGGATTTCCCAAAGGTTTCTCCACTGACGACAGTTTGTTCTGTGCGCCCTGCCGGCCACAGCATTCTCGTGAACTCCGTCGCGCTCCTGTCGGACTCATGCTCATGCGTCGCAGACCTTCCCTCCTGTCTGGGTGACTGCGCATGTAGAGAGGCAGCAACTTGTGGCGTTTCCATTTTTTTTTGCCTGACGAGCTCTTGAAACGTGCATGCCCGGCGACACGCGGACTCGCAAGAGGACCACGCCTGGGTACAGGGAAACGCACGAGATCCCGTGATATGGCGGTGGACCGTTACTCGCGGAAAATGCGAGAAACCGAAGAGCTACACGAAGTTAGGCGCCCCTATGGGGGTCCACCGAGACAGGCAAACGCCGTTagttcgttttttttccgcAGAGCACAGGGCTGCAAAAGAGACGTGGAGAAACAACGCGCTTGCCACTCCTATGAGGGGGAAACCTCAGATGTGGCACCGCCTCCGAGGTTGTCCGACCGACGGGTCGGTTCTTCGAAGTTTCCACCGGGAAGCCAAGGGCATCCGCAGTCGATCTGCATCCCGCCCTCAAGAATTGTTGCCCGCTCTTCTCACCGCTCAGTGAAGCGCGGTGCGCGGCACGCGGCACACACTTCGCTGCCGAACTGTGGATATCCCCACGCGGACGTGTCCTATGGGAAACGAGCCGCCGGTTTCGGGACAAAGTCAAGCTCAGAACGTCTCGCCGTGGATCAACCAGGTTCagccgcgtctcctctcttcacGTCTGCGCGCCGTcagcgcctcttctttttgccgGGTGCGTTTGCCCTCATCATCGCGATGTTTTCTGTACATCAgtcctccgtttctcgcgACTCGTCCGCGCTGTCAGCTGTCTTCCCGTGGTCCAGCGGGCTGCCCTCGGCTCTGTCTTCCCCGCCGGTATCGACGCTGGGTGCGATGGCATACACTCTCAGCAGTGACTCGTACAACGACGTCTTCCTCGACCTGTCGGATGGACTGACGAGGCCGCGAGAAACTCTCACGGTGCGCCTTCGGAAGGGTAGGACGCTGAATATCACCGGCTTCGATCGGTCGCGCTTCGAAATATCGCCTGCAAACTTCAAGCAGGAAGCGTACCAAGTGCGGTCCAACTTGCCTATGGTGTGCGTGACGTCACAGCTCGTGCGTCTCGCgggcttcttcgtcttcgcggcTCCTCTCACAGATTTCTGGGCAATCGAGACGCCCCCAGGCGCGAAGCATCCGACTTACATCTTCTCGTGGCCGGCGGGAGGCCAACATGTGACTCTTCGTGGAGGAGTCTGCGTACAGCTGCATGACCACAAAAACCCGAACAACAGCATCTTCATCATTATTCGGCCCTCGTCAAGTGTCGCGTCGAAACCAGCGTTCGCTCTGGTCGCGGCCACGGTTCTGGTAGCGGTGATACGCAGCGTGTGGTGAACGACGCTGCATATCGCAAGGCTAGCCAGCTGGTCGCCAGCGCCTTCGCTTCAGGCAGGTTTCCCCCACGACGTCCGCTCGCAGTGTCGTGATATACAGAAACAGGTGTGTGTGCCGCAGAAATGGCAAACGGTGGAGGACTGAATCGAGTGCGACCGGAGCCAGACACGTTTGTCGGGTGAGCTGCATTTCACCGGAGAATGTTCCGCCAAGGCGCAGATTGGCGACGACGAATTCAGCTGACCCACTTCCGCGCATTATGACATATGATCGAAGACAAGGAAATTGTGCACGAGCCACACGGACAGCCGCGGTATCTAGTCAGCGCGTCTGGCGTAAGAATGCGTGGTCCGTGAAACATGACGTTAAGGACCGATTTACGGTCTCCCGTAGGCACTTTGATTCCTCACTACCGAGGGGGTCCGTCCTCGTGCCATTCTGAAGCAACAGTGGTGGCAGCGGGGCATTCACCTTGTGAAAATTCATCAAGTGCATCCTTGCGAACACATATTTTGGGCTGTTGCCATTTTTTCTCGGGTGTGGCTCTGACTGAAGTTCGCAGACAGACGCGCCTCAGTCTTTTCTGTACTGCCGCCTGCTCGTGGGTCCGTtggcttctttttcttctagTGACTGTGCAGTTTCCAGCAACTGGAGTGTTGTCTAGCGAGCTCGTTCGCTGGTAAGCTGTAAACTGTGGTGGTCGACACCGCGTTCCGTGGCAGCACATCCTTGTGTGCGGCGAGATTCCCGTCAGCAGCCTTGTAGGCTCAGGGCTGACTTGTCAACGAACCGGTGCTGCACGTGCGTCTCAGTTTCGTGTGGGAAGCATTTTCTCAAccttcttcgtttgcgtGGTGCGACCaggggagagggaagcgagtCACAACACTGGCATTTGGAGCTGTCAAGTCGAAAAGGAGCTCCGGTAAAAAAGCTCgcggacgcatgcactctgGTTACTTGCAACAGGACTTCGTGTGGTACACAGCTTCGCCGAGAATCTCTCAGAAATGTCCTCGCTACCAAAGTGTACGTAAGCCACTGAACGCTGCAGTCGGAGCAGTCCCAAGCCAATGTCTACAGTTGGCTGCTCTTCGGAGGAAAGAGCCCTTCGTTCCAAACTTTGACTTGCTCAGCGGCTGGTCTCTCCATGGCCGCAGGCGTCCGTGAACGGAGACGTCGTTTTCGGGTGCTTCAGAAAAGGATTTACCCAGTTAACCCGTGTCTTCTCGACACCGAAACGACTACCACTCTCCGATCTCCAcgccgcgtttctccagaTCGGCAAGCGTGACTCGATTTTGTGCACGAGTGCAGAGCACCCGCTTGAAGCCACTTTCACAAAATGGTTGACCCGTCGTTTTCGCACTCTACCGATTGCTGAGTGCTTCCCTCTTGAAACAACACCGGCCCACTCACACGCCTAGCGGAGCTAGACTGCGCACTCTCTCTAGTCCGccctttctctgccgtcAATGGGCATCGCGGCAAAGCGGCAAACCCGTCTCCATACCACCAATCCGTAACGGGAAGTCAGACCTGGATCCCAGGTGAACCAAACAACTCCTGTTGCCAGTAGCCGTTTTCCACCTGCTCCCCCGCCTCAGCCAGTTTCCCACACACGCGTGGCCGCGAAAACACGAAAGTGTGCACCTCTCGCGTCAAAACTCTAGATCTTACGGTGTACATAGGGATCCGCACCCACCAGCATCTGAGATAGAGTCCAGTCAGCTGTGCGTTTGTCTTTGTGGAAGGCAAACGTGTCTGGCAGATGTAGTTTCAAAAGTCTACGACACCCACTGCTCAAACTCCGAGACCCTTCCCACACGAGCTGGACCACGCAGCGGAGTCTTCCCGTCTCCACCGCGACAGGGAAAATCGACAAAGATATCTGAAATCGGCAAAGCGTCTGTGTCTACTTCAGTTCGAGACAGCGAGCACTTGCcaacagacagacgagaaacctCTTCCACCTTCGTATTTGACGCAATCAGAAAAGCAAATCATCGTCGTCATCGTTGAGAAGAGACTGAGGCGCGTGACCGTTCGCCGCTCCTGCAGCGTCTGTATGCCACACACAGATCCAAACGGGAAAAAGCTGCATTCTCTTAAGAACTTTCGAACTCCCTGTCCCTATCAGCCATTTGGAACCTTGTTTCTGGCTGGCGCCACCTCCGCACGACCTCACTCTCATCTGTGGCAGATCTGGCGATTCTACACCCAATGCAGACCCCCACATCCCGAGGTTCACAGTCCTACAcaatatgcatatatatgtatatatgtatgcatacatggTTGAGTGCCTGTTCTTTCCTTGAACGCTCGACAGAGAAGTGGAAAAGGCAGCGACTGGAACAGGATCCCGGCGTGCTGCGTCGTCCTCCTAAAATCTTCTGCCCCTCTGCAGTGAGTGTAACCGTCTGAGTGTACTACATGCAGGAGGAGGGCTCTCGCGAGCCGTCAGAAATTTACAGCTTCGACACCCACAGCTCGCTTGCAGCCGTCGGAAAACCACCGAGGGAAGGGAACACGCGTCACACAAAGGAGGCATCCCATCCCCAAGACGGGTCGGCAGCTCTTCAGAAGACCCATTTGGAAGAAACCCTACTTTCGTGAAGCAGTCgatcctcttcttccttccgcatccgtttcttctcttgaaTCTTCTTCAACCTGGGCAAAACAACGAACGTCAAAGACAGCGTACTCTTGGACCGCGACACAGCGTGGCTGGTGCAAAGGAACGCATAGGATGTCTGTTTCACCGTCACGGCCGCAAAACAAGCGAAACGCACCTGAAGAATTCCTCGCGCTCCATCTCGTCCAGCTCTCTCACGATGTAGTTGATGCCTCCGTCGATTCGGGGAAGAACGACCTGCAAAAAAGCCACGACACACACTCACACACTCAACGACGTTGGTTCGACTCATCTCCATGCGGGGTGTCTCGCACCtccaagaagacagacagcaCTTTGTGTAGCTACGCACTGGTACGAAAAACGTACTGCTACAGACATGTCCACACCTGCATACAGAAAAGTAAATACGTACAGATATACGTGTCTacatatgtatctatctgtGTATGACGGATGCGCATACACGTACAGGTCGTGGTCACGTTGCCAGGGAGGTCCCGGATTGCGGGTCTTCGTTCGCAGAAGCATTTCACGAAAGACGAGAGTTCTGTGGCAACAGACAAGTGCCGCAGACATGCCTCTAGGAACAAAGAGGGTCCAAAGATCTACAACGCAGAACCGACGAAAACCAAGAGCTCTAAAGCCCCAGAAAAAACTTGCCACGAGTGGTAGCTCTGGATCGGCGACGTGCGTTTCttgagcgaagagacagagggagacgacaACGCTTCAGCTTCAAGCAGATGCAAAGAAACGCCTGCTTTTTCCGCGAAACTGAGCGCTTACATTACTCAGGGCGTTGACACGCCGATTTGTCATCTTGATTTCTTCATCCAAGGTGAAGAAGGCCGTCTGAAAACAAAAGTGCGAAAAAAGTGGAACACATGTTGTGGATATTTCCACTCCGCACCACCACTGCCACACAAGCACACCTGCACCACAGTGGCTCCAGAGTACACACCGTCAAAGAATCCCCTTTCTATATGCAGACCCCGTAGAATCATAACTGCTCTACCTGTTCAAAGAGGCGCAGGAGAAACCCGCATGAGCGATGCCAAAAGGACAGGCCAAAACGCAGTCCTGTGTGGAGTGGTGGTGTGCAGCAACCATAAGGAACTTCTTGTCAGTATCTCATCCACgaatacacatacatatacatacatatatacatatatatatatatatatatacacatatatatatatacacatatatatatatatatatatatagggagGTGCGGCAAACTGTGATGCAAGATGTGATGAGGTGCAGACATGTAAACGAACTGTTGCTCCAGAGGACACAAGGTGGATACGGAAcgagaactcgagaagaaaaagacacaccTGGAGAGAAGCCAGCTTCACGAGCTCACTGAAGACCTTGAGGAACATCTCGCGAGCGGCCATGATGACTTGACCGCCTGCCGCGACTCCGACGTTCTTCAGAACTGCGGACAAAAACATCGACAAGCGAAAAGCCTCTTGTTCctcagagcgagagacagagcgacagTAGCTCCAGCACTTTGTTCCAACTTTCTCTCCTGGAAGTGCGGCGAAATAGACGTGGACAGACGCCTTCGACGGAGAAGGGAACGACCAGAGAACGCTgcagtttcctctcttctctcttcactctcttcttcacttctcccTGCTCTCGATGCTCCCCCTGTTCTCGTTTTTATTCTCAGGGCGCCTCACCGTCGACGGAGGGATCGGTGCAGATGTGAAAGATGGGGAGAGTGACACCCGCGACATTGTCGGCGGCTACGTTCAGAAAAGTCGCGGGGCGTCGCACCCGCTCGAGGAGCTGGGACTTGAAGTCTCCGGCGGCCCATGTGGCCTTCGCCAGCGAGAAGGCCGCGGTGTTCATGTCTGCTCCAACGGCTTGCTTCAGCTGCAGAAGCGcaaacgaaaaagacgaacggTGCCCCACAGAAGAACTCGCGTTTCCCCCCCTCCGCCCAGCACTGCTTCGATGAGAAAGCTCTCCGATCCACACCAAACACCCGACACAAACCGTTTTGCGTGGATATGTGCTTGTCCACTAGACACATAAGTCTGGACACTCCTTCAGCACAGTGGGGACAAATGCCTGGACGTCTGCAACTTGAAGCCATCGCCTTGTGTATCAACACAGCGATCTGCGCACCACGACATATCCAAATATACAAGTGTATAACGCTTCTGTCGCGACAGAACAATCGATGTATACCTagaaacatatacatatatatatatgtacacatatgtGTTTGTTTACGTCCAGCGCGTTTGTATTGGCATAGCACTCGATGTATGCTTGAGATAGAGAAAGGGTTTCTCACCTGAACGATCTGTTTGAGCATGCCTCGAAATCTTGCCGTCAGTGcgtcactcttcttcttcagcaacTGGTAACCTTGTTGGGCCCCTTTGCGTTTTTGTTTCATGATCGCGAGGTTCCTgcggaaacaggaaacacaGATCGGAGTCGTGAGGCCGAGCAAAGCCAGGGCATCATCCCGCGTCGTTCAAAGAAAACAACGACTCTTTCGCGTGAGTAGAGGAGACGCGCCCTCGGAGCATAAAGACCGACCTGGAATGGTCTAACCACTTGACGAACAACGACACCCCAGACAGAACGTAGAGAAACTGCCACGGGCACCGGCACCGTGTCGATGTCTCTCCGCGTCAGAGAAAGGTCttctcgacgcatgcgtgctGAAAAGCCCCAGGACCCCAGAGGactcgagtgtctctgcggcctcgaggcgaggaagtcgcagaggaagcgagaaggggACAGAGCAGAGTGTTCCCctgtgaagaaggaacggagaaaaaaggcacgacaagagggagagcgaagaaagcgacgcgGTCAGTcgaagggaaagagaaggaggaccGGCGCAAAGGTGTGGCGCTGGAGGCTGAAAAGGAACTGAGGAACTGGGTACGTCGTAAGGAAGGACGgcgaacagaaaaaaggagacactccaGTCAGAGAtatgcagaaaaaacagaaaagagagacacacatggAAACGAGTCAAGGGACAGGCGTGGAAAGAAGTCAACACAGGAAACGATGAGGAAACtgacgagacacagagaccgTGACAGAATCAACAACGACCTCCGGCCATTCTACAGTCATCGCTGCAAACAGTGTATCCACAgagccccccccccccacccGCAATCTCGTTTGCCCGGCTTCCGCGTTTGCTACAGGAGCTGCGGCAGGCCAGCACacccgagaagagagagagagagaagcgcgtgGAAGCCGGAATGTGACAACGAAACCCGCGAGGACCGACagcacagagaaacgcatgtgGTAGTGTCTTTTTCAACTCAGGGGCTCGCCTCCTGTCAACTAACTGTCTTGTCGGTCGAAAGGAGCCTCACATGCGATTCGGCGCCGGCCGGATGTCCTGCGGCATCTTGTTTtctgggagagagaaacgggtgAGAAAACGGGGGGAAGGCAAACGCCAACTTGTAGAGCAGACGACGCGTTCAGAACCAGGGCTGACGACAGATGAACAAGTATCCCAGTCGCCGTGTGTCGCAGGCGACGCTTGGCCAGCAGCGATTGTCTTTCGGGGACGAAAAGCAGTCAGAAAAGAGGATAAGGCGTTTCCtaggacagagagagggaaataCACCTTGGCGGAGCCGTTGCTTGCTGGCACGGTCGCCGTCTACGCAAACACAGCTGGGGGCCGGAGAGGATTTTCGGGAACAGAAATAGTGAACGAGAATAGACGAAGGAACAAGTTAATAGCCGTTTCAGGTCCTGAGCAACCGCTCTgttttcgtcctcttttAGCAACCCTTTCGTTAGGTAAAGATGCTCGACTTCTCGCGGTTCTCCCAGCCACGCTCAAAGAGCGGAAAAGAAAGCAATCGCAGCAACTGCTGTTTCTTGACGCTTTACGATTGTGGTTGCCTCACATTAGCTGGCCAGCGGTGTGCACAGATACTTACTCGTCTGCAGATTTTTCGAAAAAGTTTCGTCgccgaatataagccgacgTCGTT from Toxoplasma gondii ME49 chromosome VIIa, whole genome shotgun sequence carries:
- a CDS encoding hypothetical protein (encoded by transcript TGME49_281910~Predicted trans-membrane domain (TMHMM2.0):167-190), with amino-acid sequence MAVDRYSRKMRETEELHEVRRPYGGPPRQANAVSSFFFRRAQGCKRDVEKQRACHSYEGETSDVAPPPRLSDRRVGSSKFPPGSQGHPQSICIPPSRIVARSSHRSVKRGARHAAHTSLPNCGYPHADVSYGKRAAGFGTKSSSERLAVDQPGSAASPLFTSARRQRLFFLPGAFALIIAMFSVHQSSVSRDSSALSAVFPWSSGLPSALSSPPVSTLGAMAYTLSSDSYNDVFLDLSDGLTRPRETLTVRLRKGRTLNITGFDRSRFEISPANFKQEAYQVRSNLPMVCVTSQLVRLAGFFVFAAPLTDFWAIETPPGAKHPTYIFSWPAGGQHVTLRGGVCVQLHDHKNPNNSIFIIIRPSSSVASKPAFALVAATVLVAVIRSVW
- a CDS encoding V-type ATPase, D subunit protein (encoded by transcript TGME49_281920) encodes the protein MPQDIRPAPNRMNLAIMKQKRKGAQQGYQLLKKKSDALTARFRGMLKQIVQLKQAVGADMNTAAFSLAKATWAAGDFKSQLLERVRRPATFLNVAADNVAGVTLPIFHICTDPSVDVLKNVGVAAGGQVIMAAREMFLKVFSELVKLASLQTAFFTLDEEIKMTNRRVNALSNVVLPRIDGGINYIVRELDEMEREEFFRLKKIQEKKRMRKEEEDRLLHENAAGAANGHAPQSLLNDDDDDLLF